The Calditrichota bacterium genome has a window encoding:
- a CDS encoding NAD(P)H-binding protein has protein sequence MSEMIAVIGATGLLGGPVVRQLLEDDFAVRVLSREPIYAKEMLGMRPEYAHADVTDYESLLHGFEGCEAVHVNLGTDHEASPDDVLHQGLVNIAKAAKECGLQKISIITGDWKPDPDHPWERRAAFSKGILALEAGEVPTVNWGCTWFLESLDYFVLPDRALMVGMQPLTWHFVAASDYAKMVSAVMQDYDFAGHKRYTVHGPQGYKMFDALKRYCEILRPGLPVEQMSIEETKKFAQEDEENGWLEDFAEFMSNFETYGETGDAAEAWELLGEPMLTLEDWTKEQMP, from the coding sequence ATGTCAGAAATGATCGCCGTGATCGGTGCGACGGGACTGCTGGGTGGTCCCGTCGTGCGGCAATTGCTCGAAGATGATTTCGCCGTGCGCGTGTTGAGCCGCGAACCGATTTACGCCAAAGAAATGTTGGGAATGCGTCCCGAATACGCGCATGCGGACGTGACGGACTACGAGTCGCTGCTTCACGGCTTTGAAGGCTGCGAAGCCGTTCACGTCAATCTCGGAACGGATCACGAAGCGTCGCCCGACGACGTCCTGCACCAAGGACTCGTCAACATAGCCAAAGCCGCAAAGGAATGCGGCCTGCAAAAGATCTCGATTATCACCGGCGATTGGAAGCCCGACCCGGACCACCCGTGGGAAAGACGTGCGGCATTTTCCAAGGGAATACTTGCGCTCGAAGCCGGTGAAGTTCCGACCGTGAACTGGGGCTGCACTTGGTTTCTCGAGAGTTTGGACTACTTTGTGCTGCCTGACCGCGCGCTGATGGTTGGCATGCAGCCGCTTACGTGGCACTTCGTCGCCGCGTCAGACTACGCCAAGATGGTGTCGGCGGTCATGCAGGATTACGATTTTGCGGGACACAAACGCTACACCGTTCACGGTCCGCAAGGATATAAGATGTTCGACGCGCTGAAGCGCTACTGCGAGATACTGCGGCCGGGCCTGCCCGTCGAGCAGATGTCAATTGAAGAAACAAAGAAATTTGCGCAAGAAGACGAGGAAAACGGTTGGCTTGAGGATTTCGCGGAGTTCATGTCCAACTTTGAGACCTACGGTGAAACCGGCGACGCGGCGGAAGCGTGGGAACTGCTGGGAGAACCGATGTTAACTTTGGAAGACTGGACAAAGGAGCAGATGCCATGA
- a CDS encoding aldo/keto reductase, whose translation MSQRQLGKNGPKVSALGLGCMGMSEFYGASDTQENLKVLNHALELGCNFWDTADMYGVGLNEVLLSRVLKDRRNDVFLATKFANVRGNDGTFLGVNGKPEYVKRACDMSLKRLGVDVIDLYYQHRIDTTVPIEDTWGAMKELVDAGKVRYLGISEAGPKTIRRAHAVHPISAGQYEYSLWTRDIEADVIPTCRELGIAVVPYSPLGRGFLTGQFKSAKDIVKPGDARSMYPRFSGENLESNNQWLAKIESKAKEHKCTPAQLALAWVLTKGEDMLPIPGTRKIYRLEENLAALNIKLSAQDMSELDTMSQPGSIMGTRYPEASMKSTMAESL comes from the coding sequence ATTTCACAACGCCAATTAGGAAAGAACGGACCCAAAGTCTCGGCGCTGGGGCTGGGCTGCATGGGTATGTCGGAGTTTTACGGAGCGTCTGACACACAAGAAAATTTGAAAGTCCTGAATCACGCGCTCGAATTGGGCTGCAACTTTTGGGATACGGCAGATATGTACGGTGTGGGCTTGAATGAAGTCCTGCTTTCACGCGTCCTGAAAGACCGCCGCAACGACGTGTTTCTGGCGACGAAGTTCGCCAACGTGCGCGGCAACGACGGCACCTTTCTCGGCGTAAACGGCAAACCGGAGTATGTGAAGCGAGCGTGTGACATGAGCCTGAAGCGGCTTGGCGTCGACGTGATCGATCTCTACTACCAGCATCGTATCGATACGACCGTCCCCATCGAAGACACTTGGGGTGCGATGAAAGAACTGGTAGACGCGGGCAAGGTTCGCTATCTTGGAATATCTGAAGCTGGACCGAAAACCATTCGCCGCGCGCACGCCGTGCATCCGATCAGCGCCGGGCAATACGAATATTCGCTTTGGACGCGCGATATCGAAGCCGACGTAATCCCGACGTGCCGCGAATTAGGAATAGCCGTGGTTCCCTACAGCCCGCTCGGCCGCGGATTTTTGACAGGACAGTTCAAGAGTGCGAAAGATATTGTCAAGCCGGGTGACGCTCGCTCTATGTACCCGCGTTTCAGTGGTGAAAACCTTGAATCAAACAATCAATGGCTGGCCAAGATCGAGTCCAAGGCCAAGGAGCACAAGTGCACACCGGCGCAGCTCGCCTTGGCTTGGGTTTTGACCAAAGGTGAAGACATGCTTCCGATTCCGGGAACGCGCAAGATTTACCGATTGGAAGAAAACCTTGCCGCGCTGAATATCAAACTTTCGGCTCAGGATATGTCGGAACTCGATACGATGTCGCAGCCGGGTTCAATCATGGGAACGCGCTATCCTGAAGCGAGCATGAAATCAACGATGGCGGAGAGTCTGTAG
- a CDS encoding T9SS type A sorting domain-containing protein, translating to MTRLAVLTILLCTLQLFAQPPEVEWTRTFDVAGFVDVPYMPCQTYDNGCVIPETHQSDDSYFCSLRKLDSSGTSLWYSEIHSRINIDIYQVRENHDRNLVVVGTMWAVPDTFARTVLMEFDEFGDSLRTFEFSSDTAHFTMYALDVCADGGYLLGGEVSSPGNFAPTFGRVVKTTSDGEVVWETSIGGVRYTPIYDIIETPDGGCFASLVTNDIPEEYDVGAVKIDAGGNIEWGYSFDNPSLTDEGWAVGLTADGGYLVGGAVYHEATGRDFFVARLDSAGHELWTRTLDHNLPLQLPNWETVHMIEELPDGDIVMVGSVEPLVYVEISLLIARLDPAGNVRWHDVYAQNYWNYGCLLTDDLHVIGTGWSSTAPSRSFVFKTAALSVTDPAENDRFIAEDFDVQVYPNPFNSAARVSFDIPSSSPVKVLAYDLLGRQARVLADRQFAAGKHVLTFDGTGLAGGTYFIRVEAGQESKVVKTMLLK from the coding sequence GTGACACGTCTTGCAGTTCTTACAATTCTACTTTGCACTTTGCAGCTCTTTGCGCAGCCGCCGGAAGTTGAATGGACACGCACTTTCGACGTTGCCGGTTTTGTCGATGTGCCGTACATGCCGTGTCAGACTTACGACAACGGTTGTGTGATTCCTGAAACACACCAGAGCGACGATTCTTATTTCTGCAGTCTGCGCAAACTTGACTCGAGCGGAACGTCGCTGTGGTACAGTGAAATCCACAGTCGAATCAACATTGACATATATCAAGTCCGCGAGAACCACGACCGCAATCTCGTCGTAGTTGGAACCATGTGGGCCGTGCCTGACACCTTCGCGCGAACCGTGCTGATGGAGTTCGACGAATTCGGCGATTCGCTGAGAACATTCGAGTTCAGCTCTGACACGGCACATTTCACGATGTACGCGCTCGATGTTTGCGCGGACGGAGGATACTTGCTGGGCGGCGAGGTCTCTTCACCGGGGAATTTTGCGCCGACCTTTGGCCGCGTGGTGAAGACGACTTCGGACGGTGAAGTGGTTTGGGAGACTTCCATCGGAGGAGTTCGGTACACGCCGATCTACGACATCATAGAAACTCCGGACGGAGGGTGCTTCGCGTCCTTAGTCACGAATGACATACCGGAAGAATATGACGTTGGAGCGGTCAAGATCGACGCGGGCGGAAACATCGAATGGGGCTATTCGTTCGACAATCCGAGTTTGACTGACGAAGGTTGGGCGGTCGGGTTGACTGCGGACGGAGGATATTTGGTCGGCGGCGCGGTGTATCACGAGGCCACCGGACGCGATTTCTTCGTGGCTCGGCTTGATTCGGCGGGACACGAACTATGGACGCGAACACTCGATCACAATCTTCCGCTGCAGCTTCCGAATTGGGAAACGGTGCACATGATCGAAGAGCTTCCCGACGGGGATATTGTGATGGTCGGCAGCGTCGAACCACTGGTGTACGTCGAGATTTCACTGCTTATCGCCCGCTTGGACCCGGCAGGCAACGTGCGCTGGCATGACGTCTACGCGCAAAACTATTGGAACTACGGATGTTTGCTGACCGACGACTTGCACGTCATCGGCACGGGGTGGAGCAGCACAGCACCGTCACGATCATTTGTTTTCAAGACCGCAGCGCTGTCGGTGACCGATCCCGCTGAGAATGACCGATTCATAGCGGAAGACTTCGACGTGCAAGTTTATCCGAATCCTTTCAACAGTGCTGCACGCGTTTCCTTTGATATTCCCAGCAGCTCGCCAGTGAAAGTGCTTGCCTACGATTTGCTTGGCCGGCAAGCGAGAGTTTTGGCGGACCGCCAATTTGCTGCGGGCAAGCACGTATTGACCTTCGATGGAACCGGGCTTGCCGGTGGGACGTACTTCATTCGTGTTGAAGCCGGACAAGAAAGCAAGGTTGTCAAGACCATGCTTCTCAAGTGA
- a CDS encoding T9SS type A sorting domain-containing protein, which translates to MTRAACLLFLLGFSVASAQPPDTLWTRVYDNAGFRDFADGEASQTHDNCYLIPGYHTQDSLSFCTVRKISSDGDLVWETTLDPTESMVVAAVHELATHEIALLSNIQNPSEESTSYLMIFLSADGDSLRSFEIGAASTYYWPTNFSLTSDGGFVISGSFRPAHTSRQDGLVVRTDANGEIVWQQVFSAGYSPFWDVESTSDGGAILVGSWTDTVTFDTQIRALKLDAAGAPQFDFKYGDTTSVNEGFAVAKTLDGGYLVGGMSYDMSTGYDFTVIQLDSDGIQQWANTFHHLGQVIIPDYELPWTLAGLPDGGALMIGTAETLLGGEYCSVLARFTSEGEIDWQECYQRGKQSRGGIVTDDGYVVLQGWTGFGSETEIYVQKLDRVFIPVDDAEAPPVPYDFAATTYPNPFNSVARVQFDLPIASNVKAAIYNTLGQRAVLLTDQFYSAGRHQLLFDGSGLTSGVYFIGLSAGPHKETLKTILLK; encoded by the coding sequence ATGACACGCGCAGCTTGCTTGCTTTTTCTGCTTGGTTTCTCCGTGGCCTCGGCGCAACCGCCGGACACGCTTTGGACGAGAGTTTATGACAATGCCGGTTTTCGAGATTTCGCGGATGGCGAGGCCTCTCAGACGCACGACAATTGCTATCTAATTCCGGGGTACCATACTCAGGATTCACTGAGCTTTTGCACCGTGCGCAAGATTAGCTCCGACGGCGATCTTGTGTGGGAGACGACGCTCGATCCAACGGAGAGTATGGTTGTAGCAGCCGTCCATGAGCTGGCTACTCATGAGATTGCGCTATTGAGCAATATTCAGAATCCTTCTGAGGAATCGACCAGCTATTTAATGATCTTTCTGAGCGCGGACGGAGACTCGCTGCGCAGCTTCGAAATCGGAGCTGCTTCCACGTACTATTGGCCGACCAATTTCAGTCTTACGTCAGACGGCGGGTTCGTAATCTCCGGCTCGTTCAGACCGGCGCATACGTCGAGGCAAGACGGACTTGTTGTCCGAACCGACGCGAATGGCGAAATTGTATGGCAGCAAGTATTTTCTGCGGGCTATAGTCCGTTTTGGGACGTGGAATCCACGTCGGACGGCGGCGCAATTCTCGTGGGGTCGTGGACGGATACGGTCACGTTTGACACGCAAATCCGGGCACTGAAGCTTGACGCCGCAGGAGCTCCGCAGTTTGACTTCAAATACGGAGATACAACTTCCGTTAACGAAGGATTTGCCGTAGCCAAAACTCTCGACGGCGGTTATCTTGTCGGCGGCATGTCCTATGATATGAGCACCGGCTACGATTTCACGGTCATACAACTCGACTCGGACGGTATTCAGCAATGGGCGAACACATTTCACCATCTGGGACAGGTCATCATCCCGGACTACGAACTACCGTGGACGCTTGCGGGACTTCCGGACGGCGGCGCGCTGATGATTGGAACTGCGGAAACGCTGTTAGGGGGAGAATATTGCTCTGTGCTGGCGCGATTTACCTCCGAAGGAGAAATCGATTGGCAGGAATGCTATCAGCGCGGCAAGCAATCGCGGGGAGGAATTGTCACGGACGACGGTTACGTCGTGCTGCAGGGCTGGACGGGATTTGGCAGTGAGACTGAAATCTATGTTCAGAAGCTCGACCGGGTGTTCATTCCCGTCGACGACGCGGAAGCACCTCCCGTTCCGTACGATTTCGCCGCGACGACATACCCGAATCCGTTCAATTCAGTTGCGCGTGTTCAGTTTGATTTGCCAATTGCATCCAACGTCAAAGCGGCAATCTATAACACACTGGGACAACGCGCCGTGCTGCTTACGGATCAATTCTATTCGGCGGGACGACATCAACTTCTGTTCGACGGCAGCGGACTTACCAGCGGAGTTTATTTCATAGGGTTGAGCGCGGGACCGCACAAGGAGACTCTCAAGACAATACTGCTTAAGTAA
- a CDS encoding glutamate mutase L — translation MSTKRPSEITTILATDCGSTTTKAILIEKQGDEYRLVCRGEAPTTVEAPFEDVTKGVLNALSEIGEIMGREFTEKDGVIKEKNGNRGCDIYISTSSAGGGLQMMVSGVVKAMTAESAERAALGAGAIVMDTLASNDGRLPHQKIERIRKLRPDMILLSGGVDNGTTKHVIELAELLKAARPRPRLGSSYKLPVIYAGNKVAREEIKKVLGDEVDLLIVENLRPVLERENLGPARDAIHDLFMEHVMAQAPGYRKLMSWTDAPIMPTPGAVGDIMQRVAKARDITLVGVDIGGATTDVFSIFRVPGGDGKETVFNRTVSANLGMSYSVMNVLAEAGIENILRWVPFDIDERELRNRIANKMIRPTTIPQTKEELQIEQAISREALRLAFVQHKNFATSLKGVQQERTISDTFDQSGSGETVVNMMDLNIIVGSGGVLSHAPRRSQAAHMMIDAFQPEGVTELAVDSIFMMPHLGVLASVHEQAAIQVFEKDCLVRLGSCVCPVGKSKEGKPCVTVTGTLPNGQAFNESVPCGELLLYPLAPGEEIKATIKPEKGFDVGAGSGKEIQTTLHGGVVGVIIDTRGRPLDLTPQTENRVAKIQKWSKIQDFILADAHDDGVATVRK, via the coding sequence ATGAGCACAAAAAGACCATCTGAGATTACGACGATTCTCGCGACGGACTGTGGTTCGACGACGACCAAAGCAATTCTGATTGAAAAGCAGGGAGACGAATACCGTTTGGTTTGTCGCGGCGAAGCTCCGACGACCGTGGAAGCGCCGTTTGAAGACGTGACGAAAGGCGTATTGAACGCGCTTTCCGAAATCGGCGAAATCATGGGCCGCGAATTCACCGAAAAGGACGGCGTTATCAAAGAAAAGAACGGCAATCGCGGTTGCGACATCTATATTTCAACGTCGTCAGCGGGCGGTGGTTTGCAAATGATGGTCTCCGGTGTGGTGAAAGCGATGACTGCCGAATCTGCCGAACGCGCAGCACTCGGCGCAGGCGCGATCGTCATGGATACGCTCGCCAGCAATGACGGAAGATTGCCGCATCAAAAAATCGAGCGCATTCGCAAACTGCGTCCCGACATGATTCTGCTTTCGGGCGGCGTCGACAACGGCACGACCAAACACGTCATCGAACTCGCGGAGCTTCTGAAAGCCGCGCGTCCGCGTCCGCGTTTGGGATCATCCTACAAACTTCCGGTGATCTACGCGGGCAACAAAGTCGCGCGCGAAGAAATCAAGAAGGTGCTCGGCGATGAAGTTGATTTGTTGATTGTCGAAAATCTCCGACCGGTACTCGAACGCGAAAACTTAGGCCCCGCGCGCGATGCGATTCACGATCTATTCATGGAACACGTGATGGCGCAAGCTCCCGGCTATCGAAAATTGATGTCGTGGACCGATGCCCCGATCATGCCGACGCCTGGCGCGGTCGGCGACATCATGCAGCGCGTCGCAAAAGCACGCGACATCACGCTCGTCGGTGTCGATATCGGCGGCGCGACAACCGACGTGTTCTCGATTTTCCGCGTTCCCGGCGGCGACGGCAAAGAAACCGTCTTCAACCGCACGGTGTCGGCCAATCTCGGTATGAGCTATTCCGTGATGAACGTACTCGCCGAAGCCGGAATCGAAAATATCCTGCGTTGGGTGCCGTTTGATATCGACGAACGCGAATTGCGCAATCGTATCGCCAACAAAATGATTCGCCCGACCACGATTCCGCAGACGAAGGAAGAACTGCAAATCGAGCAAGCCATTTCGCGTGAAGCGCTGCGCTTGGCCTTCGTGCAGCACAAGAATTTCGCGACGTCATTGAAAGGTGTGCAGCAAGAACGCACGATTTCCGACACGTTTGATCAGAGCGGTTCCGGCGAAACTGTCGTGAACATGATGGATCTGAACATCATCGTCGGCTCTGGCGGCGTGTTGTCGCATGCGCCGCGCCGTTCGCAAGCCGCGCACATGATGATTGACGCGTTCCAACCCGAAGGCGTCACCGAACTCGCCGTCGATTCGATTTTCATGATGCCGCATCTCGGCGTGCTGGCCAGTGTTCACGAGCAAGCCGCGATTCAAGTCTTCGAAAAAGATTGCCTCGTGCGTTTGGGCTCGTGCGTGTGTCCGGTGGGTAAAAGCAAAGAAGGCAAACCATGCGTGACGGTAACGGGCACGTTGCCGAACGGCCAAGCGTTCAACGAATCAGTGCCGTGCGGCGAACTGCTGCTCTATCCGCTCGCACCGGGCGAAGAAATTAAAGCCACGATCAAACCCGAAAAAGGATTTGACGTCGGCGCAGGCTCCGGCAAAGAAATTCAAACCACATTGCACGGCGGAGTTGTCGGAGTCATTATCGACACGCGCGGCCGTCCGCTTGACCTGACTCCGCAAACTGAAAACCGCGTCGCCAAGATTCAGAAGTGGTCGAAGATTCAAGACTTCATCCTGGCCGACGCGCATGACGACGGAGTGGCGACGGTTAGGAAATAG
- a CDS encoding DUF4892 domain-containing protein, translated as MTLIMSLIVFMFAQLSFAADADGCKDHPLITRYPGSEIIYCSEQQYNDYKVITGPIVFTGGADWKFETQIDVGGKITRLAYQVNGTVTSAEVFKNYTDALEAAGFEILVIGKAEKGSNDVAGPNWTNKIYRELPPVAGNGLGNYGFVERRRYVAAKHASATGDVYVTVMVNQRSEEQVNAQVDIIEAEAMKTGLIKVDAAYLKSEIDRIGHVALYGIYFDTDKSDVKPESADEMTAIAELLKQNKEWKLYVVGHTDMTGSLDHNMQLSEARAKSVVTELTTKHGIAGDRLEGHGIGPLSPVAANSSDDGKGQNRRVELVKR; from the coding sequence ATGACTTTGATCATGTCACTGATTGTTTTCATGTTTGCGCAATTGAGTTTCGCTGCTGATGCCGATGGCTGTAAAGATCATCCGTTAATCACCCGCTATCCCGGCTCTGAGATAATCTATTGCAGCGAACAGCAATACAATGACTACAAAGTCATCACGGGCCCGATCGTTTTCACGGGCGGCGCGGATTGGAAATTTGAAACGCAGATCGACGTCGGCGGAAAGATCACACGGTTAGCCTACCAAGTCAACGGCACTGTAACGTCGGCAGAAGTGTTCAAGAATTACACCGATGCGCTCGAAGCCGCAGGATTTGAAATTCTGGTTATCGGCAAAGCAGAAAAAGGATCAAATGACGTCGCTGGACCGAATTGGACAAACAAAATCTATCGTGAACTTCCCCCGGTCGCTGGCAACGGCTTAGGAAATTACGGATTCGTCGAGCGTCGCCGCTATGTCGCAGCCAAGCATGCGTCCGCAACGGGCGATGTGTATGTAACGGTGATGGTCAACCAGCGCAGCGAAGAGCAAGTCAATGCGCAGGTCGACATCATCGAAGCTGAGGCGATGAAAACCGGATTGATCAAAGTCGATGCCGCTTATTTGAAATCGGAAATCGACCGCATCGGCCACGTCGCCCTCTACGGTATCTATTTCGACACCGACAAATCTGACGTGAAGCCTGAGTCCGCCGACGAAATGACCGCGATTGCGGAATTGCTGAAACAAAACAAAGAGTGGAAACTCTACGTCGTCGGCCACACGGACATGACGGGATCACTCGATCACAACATGCAGCTCTCCGAAGCCCGCGCCAAAAGTGTCGTCACCGAATTGACCACCAAACACGGCATCGCCGGCGACCGCCTCGAAGGCCACGGCATAGGCCCGCTCTCCCCCGTCGCCGCCAACAGCTCAGACGACGGCAAAGGCCAAAACCGCAGAGTAGAGCTGGTCAAGCGGTAG
- a CDS encoding ferredoxin — MSKYKISIDKDRCVGSTLCIMQAPDVFELDAEHQSQVVDSDTDDDEGLLDAARACPMNAIFLIDKETGEQVWPRR; from the coding sequence ATGTCCAAATACAAAATTTCGATTGATAAAGACCGCTGCGTAGGCTCAACCCTCTGCATCATGCAGGCACCCGACGTCTTCGAACTCGATGCCGAACATCAATCCCAAGTCGTCGATTCCGACACCGATGACGATGAAGGCCTGCTCGATGCCGCCCGCGCCTGCCCGATGAACGCGATTTTTCTAATCGACAAAGAGACAGGCGAGCAAGTCTGGCCGAGGAGATAA
- a CDS encoding cytochrome P450 has protein sequence MHTTEYFNDMMTRDVMNDPHSYYHKLRAHDPVYWNEKWGGWVLTKYDDIVKVLRDPAGWSSQRIKYLGEEMKPGDEIRFKPIFDVLANWFIFKDQPDHTRIRRLLNPHLTPFALEKYKPRIQQIVHSVIDRIEAGKKYDMVKEFSYLIPLTVILNMLGIPEADKDRDDIKYWSEQIGMLFFIRADEPRRREIACEGINSFVEYLSPLVEERRQRPQDDMISLLTEAEKEGVLNRDEVIATVVLLVFGGHETTTNLINNGSLAFIQNPDQWALLKKDPSLAESAVEELLRYDTSVKATVRWAKYDQEVGGKMIKKDQRVLLALTAANRDPEIFKDPDKLDITRNPNPHVAFAHGIHVCVGGPLARLEAAETFRIMAERMDLPKLEANMLEYQPAIVSRALNEFPVSWAKCPVAHNV, from the coding sequence ATGCACACTACCGAATACTTTAATGACATGATGACGCGGGACGTGATGAACGATCCGCACTCCTATTATCACAAGCTGCGTGCGCACGACCCTGTTTATTGGAACGAAAAATGGGGCGGCTGGGTGCTCACGAAGTATGATGACATCGTGAAAGTGCTTCGCGATCCGGCGGGATGGTCGTCACAGCGCATCAAGTATCTCGGTGAAGAGATGAAGCCCGGCGACGAAATTCGTTTCAAACCGATCTTCGACGTGCTGGCCAATTGGTTTATTTTCAAAGATCAGCCCGATCACACGCGTATTCGCCGACTTCTCAATCCGCATCTGACGCCGTTCGCGTTGGAAAAATACAAGCCGCGCATTCAGCAGATCGTGCACTCCGTCATCGACCGCATTGAAGCGGGCAAGAAGTACGACATGGTCAAGGAGTTTTCGTATTTGATTCCGCTGACCGTGATTTTGAACATGCTCGGAATTCCCGAGGCCGACAAAGATCGTGACGACATCAAGTATTGGTCGGAACAAATCGGCATGTTGTTCTTTATTCGCGCCGACGAACCGCGCCGCCGCGAAATCGCTTGTGAAGGCATCAATTCGTTTGTCGAGTATTTATCTCCGTTGGTCGAAGAGCGCCGTCAGCGTCCGCAAGACGACATGATAAGTCTGTTGACCGAAGCGGAAAAAGAGGGCGTCTTGAACCGCGATGAAGTGATTGCGACCGTCGTGCTGTTGGTTTTCGGCGGACACGAAACCACGACGAACTTGATTAACAACGGCTCGCTTGCTTTCATTCAAAATCCGGATCAGTGGGCACTCTTGAAGAAAGACCCGTCACTGGCCGAAAGCGCGGTCGAAGAACTTCTGCGCTACGACACCTCCGTGAAAGCGACCGTGCGTTGGGCGAAGTATGATCAAGAAGTCGGCGGCAAGATGATCAAGAAAGATCAACGTGTGCTCCTGGCTCTGACCGCGGCGAATCGCGATCCGGAAATCTTTAAGGATCCCGACAAGCTCGACATCACGCGCAATCCGAATCCACACGTCGCCTTCGCGCACGGCATTCACGTCTGCGTCGGCGGCCCGCTGGCGAGATTGGAAGCGGCGGAAACCTTTCGCATCATGGCCGAGCGCATGGACTTGCCGAAACTCGAAGCGAACATGCTCGAATACCAACCCGCGATTGTGTCGCGCGCCCTAAACGAATTCCCGGTAAGCTGGGCAAAATGTCCGGTTGCTCATAACGTTTAA
- a CDS encoding phosphoribosylanthranilate isomerase encodes MALTRVKICCIASIEEAELAIAAGAWAIGLVGKMPSGPGPIPDELIAQIAEHVRGRVETFLLTSEQSADSIIAHSNRTRTTTIQIVDELTNGTYADIRKALPQVKLVQVIHVQDKSSIDEALAAAENVDYLLLDSGRPNLAVKELGGTGRIHDWQLSKTICERAPIPVFLAGGLNPDNVAEAVRKVRPFGVDVCSGVRTGGTLQDRKLGKFVTNALTSSCA; translated from the coding sequence ATAGCTTTGACACGCGTCAAAATCTGTTGCATCGCATCAATCGAAGAAGCCGAACTTGCAATCGCGGCAGGCGCATGGGCCATCGGTCTGGTCGGCAAAATGCCCAGCGGGCCCGGGCCGATTCCGGATGAATTGATTGCCCAAATCGCCGAGCACGTTCGCGGCAGAGTCGAAACGTTCTTGCTGACCAGCGAACAGAGCGCGGACTCAATCATCGCACACTCCAACCGCACGCGCACAACGACCATCCAAATCGTCGACGAATTGACAAACGGAACATACGCCGATATTCGCAAGGCGCTTCCGCAGGTCAAACTCGTGCAAGTAATTCACGTGCAAGATAAGTCCAGCATCGACGAAGCGCTCGCCGCAGCCGAGAATGTAGACTACCTGCTGCTCGATTCCGGCAGACCGAATCTCGCCGTCAAGGAACTCGGCGGCACAGGCAGAATCCACGACTGGCAGCTAAGCAAAACGATCTGCGAGCGTGCACCAATTCCAGTCTTCTTAGCAGGCGGCCTGAATCCGGACAATGTCGCGGAAGCTGTGCGAAAAGTTCGGCCATTTGGTGTGGACGTGTGCAGTGGCGTTAGGACGGGTGGAACGCTCCAAGATCGCAAATTAGGCAAATTTGTCACAAACGCCTTGACGTCTTCTTGCGCTTAA
- a CDS encoding LemA family protein, translating to MNWFWILVFVVGAWVIVTYNRLVTLRRRCKTQWLQIDVMLKRRFELIPQLVTVIKAHQEFEQGTLEHVTQMRTAVDNASSHAERLAAEGKLSAALGTMLVVAEKYPVLKQQHLTAQLIDGLIDTEEKVRYDRQFYNDTVVKYNTALESFPDSLVGKWFGFTHELLFGER from the coding sequence ATGAATTGGTTTTGGATTCTCGTTTTCGTCGTCGGAGCGTGGGTGATTGTGACGTACAATCGTTTGGTCACGCTGCGCCGCAGATGCAAAACACAGTGGTTGCAAATCGACGTGATGCTGAAACGCCGGTTTGAGTTGATTCCGCAGTTGGTGACGGTGATCAAAGCTCATCAGGAGTTCGAGCAAGGTACACTCGAACACGTCACGCAGATGCGCACCGCGGTGGACAATGCATCGTCACATGCCGAACGCTTGGCCGCTGAAGGCAAACTCAGCGCGGCGTTGGGCACGATGCTCGTCGTTGCGGAGAAGTATCCTGTGCTTAAGCAGCAACACCTGACCGCGCAGCTAATCGACGGCCTGATCGACACCGAAGAAAAGGTTCGCTACGACCGCCAGTTTTACAACGACACGGTCGTGAAATACAACACCGCGCTCGAGAGTTTCCCGGATTCGCTTGTGGGAAAGTGGTTTGGGTTTACCCATGAGCTGCTCTTCGGAGAAAGATAG